TGTAGAGCTTCCCATCGACGCCGTCCTTCGCCCACTCGATGTCCATGGGGCGGCCGTAGTGCTGCTCGATCGACACGGCGTAGCGGGCGAGCTGCTCGATCTCGGCGTCGGTGAGGCTGAAGCGGCGCGCCTCGGGCTTGGTCACCGGCACGAAGTCGACCGTGCGGCCGACGTGCTGCGACTTCGTGTAGACCATCTTCGTGGCCTTCTCGCCGACGGTGCGCTTCAAGATGGCGGGGCGGCCGGCGTTCAGCGCCGGCTTGTAGACGACGAACTCGTCGGGGTTCACCGCACCCTGCACGACGCCCTCGCCGAGTCCATAGGCCGACGTGATGAGCACCGCGTTCTGGAAGCCCGACTCGGTGTCGATGGTGAACATGACGCCCGACGAGGCGAGGTCGCTGCGCACCATCCGCTGGATGCCGACCGACAGGGCGACGTCGAGGTGCGCGAAGCCGTGGTGCACGCGGTACGAGATCGCGCGGTCGTTGTAGAGGGAGGCGAACACCTCGTGCACGGCGCGGAGGATCTGGTCGATGCCGCGGATGTTGAGGAACGTCTCCTGCTGGCCCGCGAAGGAGGCGTCGGGGAGGTCCTCGGCGGTGGCGCTCGAGCGCACGGCCCAGGACACGGGGTCGTCGGGGTCCTCGCCCTCGGTGAGTTGCGCGTAGGCGTCGCGGATCTCCTGCTCGAGTTCGGCGGGCAGCGGCGTCTCGATGATGTCGGTGCGGATGCTGCGGCCGGCGCGCGCCAGCGCCAGCGTGTCGGAGCTGTCGAGCTCGAGCAGCGTGGCGGCGATGCGGTCCTCGAGGCCGGTCTGGCCGAGGAAGGCGCGGAAGGCGTCGGCCGTCGTGGCGAAGCCGCCGGGCACGTTGACGCCCGCGGCGCCGAGGTTGTGGATCAGCTCGCCGAGTGAGGCGTTCTTGCCGCCCACCCGTCCGATGTCGTCCATTCCGAGTTCGGAGAGCCAGAGGATGTTGGCCACGGTGGGTGTCCCTTCATGAGGTGGCAGGCACCGGGGGTGTCCGGTCAGTCGAGATTGGCTCATCTCGGGGTGGTTTCGGTGACGGATGCCCCTGAAAGAATCGCCGTTCTTGACTGTGAACCGTTGAAATCACTCTCTTGCCGCGCGCCGAGTACTGAGAACCGCTCGATGTTTCGTGCGCATGTCGGCTGGCTGGGCGTTCGCCGGGCTCGCCCGGCCGTTCCCGCCCGGCGGCGCCCGCTCCAGGTCCCACCGGGCGTCGCCCGCTCCAGGTCCCACCCGAAAACATGCAGATCTGCGCGTTCCGCCGCGAAAGCATGCAGACACGCCGCGTTTCGCACGCGGTTGCATGTTTCTGGGAGAAGCGCGGCGCGGGTCCGGCCGCCGCCGCGATCGTCGTCGCTCGCCGGCCCTCTCCCGAAAACATGCAGATCTGCGCGTTCCGCTGCGAAAGCATGCAGACACGCCGCGTTTCGCACGCGATTGCATGTTCTCGGGAGAGGGCGCTGGTCGGGAACGGTGGCGGTGGGCGATGTGTGTGGGCGCAGGCACGACACCGGGTGGAGGCGGGCGGTGTCGGGCGCGGGAGCGCGAGCGGGAGGAGGCGCGCCCTACGCCAGCAGCGGCTCCAGCCGCGAGGCGGTCTCGCGCAGCACCGCGAGCAGGGGTTCGGGCGAGGCAGCGCGGGCGGGCGTGGTCGCGAGCGCGATGCCGGCGACGAGCGCGCCCCGGTCGTCGCGGATCGGCACGGCCAGGCACGCGCGCCCGGGCACGATCGGCGACGACATCGACACGAAGGCAGCGGATGCATCGAGCAGCAGCCCGCCCAGCGCCGAGACGTGGGGGTCGCGCGAGATGCGCACCTCGTCGCTCAGGGCGAAGTCGGGGTCGGCGTCGACGATCTGCAGGATCCCGCCGTCGTAGCGCACGAGGTGCACGCCCGCGCGCACCCGTCCGCGGAGGTCGTCGACCACCTGGCGCACCGCGCGCGGCGGCGGCGCGGTCGGCACGAGCGTCGCGAGCTGCGTCACCTTGCTGCCGAGCGCGAACCCCGACAGGTCGGGCAGCCGCACGAGGTACTCCTCCTGCACGAGCAGGTTGAGCAGGCGGTACGCGGTCGCCCGCGGCATCCCGAGGCTCGTCGAGACCTGCTGCGCGGTGACGCCGGGCCCGAGCCGCGCGACCTCCTCGAGCACGTGCAGCGCGTGCTGGATCGCCTTCGGCTGCCGGGCCCGCAGTTCGACCCCGCTCGCGGGCGGTGGCGGGTGAGCGGATGCCTCAGGCGAGCCGCCTCCTGAAAACTGCCCGCCCGTTCCTGAAAAGTGCCCGTCTCGCGGCGGGTGAGCGGATGCCTCCGGCGAGCCGCCTCCTGAAAACTGCCCGCCGGTTCCAGAAAAGTGCCCGTCCCGCGGCGGGTGAGCGGATGCCTCCGGCTGCCCGCCTCCTGAATACTGCGCGCCCGTTCCTGAAAAGCGCCCGTCGGCG
This portion of the Agromyces rhizosphaerae genome encodes:
- a CDS encoding helix-turn-helix domain-containing protein — translated: MRARQPKAIQHALHVLEEVARLGPGVTAQQVSTSLGMPRATAYRLLNLLVQEEYLVRLPDLSGFALGSKVTQLATLVPTAPPPRAVRQVVDDLRGRVRAGVHLVRYDGGILQIVDADPDFALSDEVRISRDPHVSALGGLLLDASAAFVSMSSPIVPGRACLAVPIRDDRGALVAGIALATTPARAASPEPLLAVLRETASRLEPLLA